A stretch of Bifidobacterium sp. ESL0704 DNA encodes these proteins:
- the rsmG gene encoding 16S rRNA (guanine(527)-N(7))-methyltransferase RsmG, translated as MDFTIHTDEELEKSALLKDLFGDVLPKMEAFKHKLTQEGEERGIIGPRDVDIIWERHILNSAAIVPFIESSTDGQRFKTVADIGSGGGFPGIVVAACLPDHEVTLIEPMERRVEWLNECVDQLELGNVRVVRARAEEYIHTLKHDKALHPFSVVTSRAVAPMTKLSGWTLPLVKHSGQLIALKGRSAPAEVRKAAKEIQKSGGRNPQVLEAPIAEGFEPTHVVIIDKK; from the coding sequence ATGGACTTTACGATACATACGGACGAAGAACTAGAAAAGTCCGCGTTGTTAAAGGATTTGTTCGGTGACGTACTTCCGAAGATGGAAGCGTTCAAGCATAAGCTTACGCAAGAGGGCGAGGAACGGGGTATCATCGGTCCGCGTGATGTCGATATTATATGGGAACGGCATATTCTCAATTCAGCTGCGATAGTACCTTTTATTGAATCCTCAACTGATGGGCAGCGGTTTAAGACGGTTGCTGATATCGGTAGTGGTGGTGGATTCCCCGGTATCGTTGTAGCAGCATGTTTGCCAGATCACGAAGTTACGCTTATCGAGCCCATGGAGCGTCGAGTAGAATGGCTCAATGAATGTGTCGATCAACTTGAACTCGGAAACGTTCGGGTCGTTCGTGCAAGGGCAGAGGAATATATTCATACGCTCAAGCATGATAAGGCGTTGCATCCTTTCTCTGTTGTGACGAGCCGTGCCGTTGCGCCGATGACCAAACTCAGCGGGTGGACGTTGCCTCTCGTCAAGCATAGCGGCCAGTTAATAGCACTAAAGGGGCGTTCAGCACCTGCAGAGGTCCGTAAGGCAGCAAAAGAGATACAGAAAAGTGGAGGACGTAATCCACAGGTTCTTGAAGCTCCAATTGCAGAAGGTTTTGAACCAACCCATGTAGTCATCATCGACAAAAAATAG